One genomic segment of Mytilus trossulus isolate FHL-02 chromosome 4, PNRI_Mtr1.1.1.hap1, whole genome shotgun sequence includes these proteins:
- the LOC134714658 gene encoding uncharacterized protein LOC134714658, with product MASATSSSDFVIGKLLGEGAFGKVFLCHEKTDKSRKYAMKVIDLSKSPPEERDSAVREAKLLQQLKHEHIVAYVSSFRERASLCIVTEYCDSGDLSDALEKQRGRALPEDQIVNWFGQICRALKYLHIRNILHRDIKTQNVFLTGPKKDAKLGDLGIAKVLDRRQSKAVTMCGTPSYMSPEIFQGKPYDTKSDIWSMGVVVYEMTTLEKPFDANFMQQLIFQIVHGKLPPMPKDKYSKQLCSLLEKMLCKDPSTRPSADDILKNPSFITFKQNKTRKHKTKYYETQTGNTDAKIKYQFSTNEGLVIKLYKKHIARLDVDAIVNAANHRLANVGGVADVIAKAAGHKMAQECNHIITQQGQILDGDNVVTSAGNLPYKAVIHAVGPRWHEHKNKAECLKILKFTIINILDTARSNNFKCVAMPPISSGVCGVPKSMCAAMYLRGISEFSKQGQLGSMKEFHIIDIHDDILDMTNDWYSKLQKNPRCLDVDAVLSGSDGVNILRNYRGKTDIHIYTKDILKIRGIDVIVVSEDSFVKGEGGLSRTLLTAGCDQYRQEHRQLQPQSNNSTTGLSRTVVFMTTGGHKLPFKHVVHAVLRREKGDTEDQYQTVLWSTIDNVLSTVNTMKTANDVTLAIPMIGLGAKPSDEIMKKCCWTLKESITKFLEIWPSIHISEIHLVNNFDTTTRVLQQMFHNTKSSR from the exons ATGGCCTCCGCGACTAGTTCAAGTGATTTTGTGATTGGAAAGCTTCTAGGAGAAGGTGCTTTTGGGAAAGTATTTTTATGTCACGAAAAAACGGATAAATCACGAAAG TATGCCATGAAAGTGATTGATTTAAGTAAGTCTCCTCCGGAAGAACGAGACTCAGCAGTCCGGGAAGCCAAGTTATTACAGCAACTTAAACATGAACATATTGTGGCGTATGTTAGCTCGTTCAGGGAAAGGGCATCGTTGTGTATAGTGACTGAATATTGTGATAGCGGAGATTTGTCTGATGCACTGGAAAAGCAACGAGGGAGAGCTCTTCCTGAAGACCAGATAGTTAACTGGTTTGGTCAGATATGCAGAGCTTTAAAG TATCTTCATATTAGAAATATATTGCATAGAGATATAAAGACACAGAATGTTTTCCTGACTGGACCAAAGAAAGATGCAAAATTAGGAGATTTAGGAATAGCTAA AGTATTAGACAGACGACAGTCCAAAGCTGTTACAATGTGTGGAACTCCCAGTTACATGTCTCCAGAGATATTTCAAGGCAAACCGTATGATACAAAG AGCGACATTTGGTCTATGGGAGTCGTTGTATATGAAATGACAACTTTGGAAAAACCCTTTGATGCTAATTTCATGCAGCagttaatatttcaaattgtccATGGAAAG CTTCCTCCAATGCCAAAAGATAAATACAGTAAACAGTTATGTAGTCTGTTAGAAAAGATGTTGTGTAAAGATCCAAGTACAAGGCCTTCTGCTGatgacattttgaaaaatccTTCGTTTATAACATTCAAACAGAATAAG ACTCggaaacataaaacaaaatattatgaaaccCAGACTGGTAACACCGATGCTAAAATTAAGTATCAATTCAGCACTAACGAGGGACTGGTTATTAAGTTATACAAGAAACATATTGCTAGGCTCGATGTAGATGCCATTGTTAATGCTGCTAACCATCGCTTAGCTAACGTTGGGGGTGTGGCTGATGTAATAGCGAAAGCTGCGGGTCATAAAATGGCACAAGAATGCAATCATATTATAACACAGCAAGGTCAAATACTTGACGGAGACAACGTGGTGACTTCAGCTGGTAACCTTCCATACAAAGCTGTTATACATGCAGTTGGTCCGAGATGGCACGAACACAAAAATAAAGCGGAATGTCTGAAGATACTAAAGTTTACTATCATCAATATCCTAGATACAGCACGTTCAAACAATTTTAAGTGTGTAGCAATGCCACCGATTAGTTCAG GGGTATGTGGTGTTCCTAAGTCTATGTGTGCTGCCATGTACTTGAGAGGTATTTCTGAATTCAGTAAACAAGGACAGTTGGGCTCGATGAAAGAATTCCACATTATAGATATACACGACGATATTCTGGACATGACAAACGATTGGTATTCTAAATTGCAGAAGAATCCACGATGTCTTGATGTTGACGCAGTACTTTCTGGCTCTGACGGTGTTAACATTTTACGGAATTACCGCGGTAAAActgatatacatatttatacaaaaGATATCCTGAAAATAAGAGGCATTGATGTCATTGTTGTGAGTGAAGACAGTTTCGTCAAAGGAGAGGGAGGTTTATCTAGAACATTGCTTACTGCTGGCTGTGACCAATACAGACAAGAACATCGACAACTACAACCACAGTCAAATAACTCAACTACTGGTTTATCTCGAACAGTGGTTTTCATGACAACTGGTGGTCATAAGCTGCCTTTCAAACATGTCGTGCATGCAGTTCTCAGGAGGGAAAAGGGCGATACTGAGGACCAGTATCAAACCGTCTTATGGTCAACCATTGACAATGTTCTGTCGACAGTAAATACTATGAAGACTGCGAACGATGTGACCCTAGCCATACCAATGATAGGTCTAG GTGCAAAACCAAGCgatgaaataatgaaaaagtGTTGCTGGACTTTAAAGGAATCCATAACAAAGTTTCTTGAAATATGGCCATCAATACATATTAGTGAAATACACCTAGTGAATAACTTTGATACAACCACGAGAGTACTCCAACAGATGTTTCACAATACCAAATCATCTCGATGA